The Kroppenstedtia pulmonis genome has a segment encoding these proteins:
- a CDS encoding TcaA 3rd/4th domain-containing protein has translation MSNSEPKEPEKSKQESQEDSQWKTLLQNLSPLIVKHKKKLIIAGSALVGCLLLILLFTSGQTDPEELVHQFEMAVVTGDVDKVKGLVEPDDGLELEDKYLKQFIDHAQTEPEYHDSLMWLLNAQAAHYAQSESVLQYGTDAMTTAELKKAGDYYVKENKRTLLPDTYSIGIRPYYITLETNKPKAKLKVDDEHVFETTKKKQEYRYGPVMPGIYLTQASRKYEYADLSTKEKVTLFGHHSRKVPAHLNLHEETVKIDSSFGHVTLFINGKKVGKAKDHETFGPLTKDGSIKIHGEADFPWGKAKSSPTAVDEETDTIDITPDPFSSDKAEKQAIQVVNQYVKERVAAYKKLDASLFTVLDDNAKKSETEAIKSMKEYEKTYLGTALGTRIDFSYTEFNKNDETDRYEVKVPVEFHVKEVTRGKYFGSDDPMEEEFKEMTLTLTYQEKQKKWLVSEVKDRYTTIDYWSDDNIMKGKRVKKSTFN, from the coding sequence GTGAGTAACAGCGAACCCAAAGAACCTGAAAAATCCAAACAAGAAAGTCAAGAAGATTCCCAATGGAAAACTCTCTTGCAAAACCTCTCTCCTTTGATTGTCAAACATAAAAAAAAGCTGATCATTGCCGGATCGGCTTTGGTGGGTTGTCTGCTTCTCATTCTTCTGTTTACTTCCGGACAGACAGATCCTGAAGAGTTGGTTCATCAATTCGAAATGGCCGTGGTAACAGGGGATGTGGATAAGGTAAAAGGTCTGGTGGAGCCTGACGACGGTCTGGAACTGGAAGACAAGTATCTGAAGCAATTTATTGACCATGCCCAGACGGAGCCGGAATACCATGATTCACTGATGTGGCTCCTTAATGCCCAGGCTGCTCATTATGCCCAATCTGAATCCGTTCTTCAATACGGTACGGATGCCATGACTACAGCGGAACTGAAAAAAGCCGGGGATTATTATGTCAAAGAGAACAAGCGAACTTTGCTCCCGGATACATACTCCATCGGGATCCGCCCCTACTACATCACATTGGAAACCAACAAACCCAAAGCCAAACTCAAGGTAGACGATGAACATGTATTTGAAACCACCAAGAAAAAACAGGAGTACCGTTATGGGCCGGTGATGCCTGGTATCTACCTCACCCAGGCTTCCCGAAAGTATGAGTACGCCGATTTATCCACCAAGGAGAAGGTGACACTGTTCGGACATCACTCCCGTAAGGTTCCCGCTCATCTGAACCTGCATGAAGAAACGGTGAAAATTGACTCTTCTTTTGGTCATGTTACCCTATTTATCAATGGAAAGAAGGTTGGAAAAGCGAAGGATCACGAAACCTTTGGTCCCCTGACCAAGGATGGGTCCATCAAGATTCACGGAGAAGCAGATTTCCCTTGGGGGAAAGCCAAAAGCTCACCCACAGCGGTGGATGAGGAGACGGACACCATCGATATAACCCCGGATCCCTTCAGCTCTGACAAAGCGGAAAAGCAGGCGATCCAAGTGGTCAACCAATATGTCAAAGAAAGGGTTGCCGCCTATAAAAAGTTGGATGCCAGTCTCTTTACCGTTTTGGACGACAATGCCAAAAAAAGCGAAACGGAAGCAATCAAATCCATGAAAGAATATGAAAAGACCTATCTGGGTACCGCTTTGGGCACCCGTATCGATTTTTCTTACACCGAGTTCAACAAAAATGACGAGACAGACCGGTATGAAGTGAAAGTTCCGGTGGAATTCCATGTCAAAGAAGTGACTCGTGGAAAGTATTTTGGCTCAGATGATCCCATGGAAGAAGAATTTAAAGAGATGACGCTTACCCTTACCTACCAGGAAAAACAAAAAAAATGGCTGGTTTCAGAGGTGAAAGACCGCTACACCACTATCGACTACTGGTCAGATGACAATATCATGAAGGGTAAAAGAGTGAAAAAAAGCACATTTAATTAA
- a CDS encoding 1,4-dihydroxy-2-naphthoate polyprenyltransferase: MVNNDPVTSRETGWRIWWQLLRPHTLTASFVPVLIGTALALPTTSIDIPVFAAMLLASILIQSATNMFNEYYDYKRGLDTAESVGIGGAIVRHGISPKTVMTIAISFCIASMLLGIYICINSTWWLALVGTICIAVGYLYTGGPVPIAYTPFGELTAGIFMGLIIILISFYIQTETITLTGFLISVPTSILIGNILMANNIRDRKGDQQNGRKTLAILLGHQGAVRLLSILFTLSYAWVLILILANQIPVWTLLVFLSLPKAIQAVRAFTGKTTPPEMMPAMKFTAQVNTFFGFLLAAGLFIGYGF, from the coding sequence GTGGTAAACAACGACCCTGTCACATCCAGGGAAACCGGGTGGCGTATATGGTGGCAACTGCTGCGTCCTCATACCTTGACCGCTTCCTTCGTCCCGGTCCTGATCGGAACAGCCCTGGCCTTGCCGACAACCTCCATCGATATTCCTGTATTTGCAGCGATGTTACTCGCCTCGATTCTGATCCAATCCGCCACCAATATGTTCAATGAGTACTATGATTACAAAAGAGGATTGGACACGGCGGAATCTGTTGGAATCGGCGGAGCGATTGTTCGTCACGGGATTTCTCCCAAAACGGTGATGACCATTGCCATCAGCTTTTGCATTGCCTCCATGTTACTGGGCATCTACATCTGCATCAACAGTACCTGGTGGCTTGCCCTGGTCGGTACAATTTGTATCGCAGTGGGCTATTTGTATACAGGCGGTCCTGTTCCCATCGCCTACACACCTTTTGGAGAATTGACAGCAGGAATTTTTATGGGACTGATCATTATCTTGATCTCCTTCTACATTCAGACTGAAACCATCACCCTGACCGGTTTCCTGATATCTGTTCCCACTTCCATTTTAATCGGCAATATTTTGATGGCCAACAATATTCGGGACCGGAAAGGGGATCAGCAAAACGGCCGGAAAACATTGGCGATTCTCTTGGGACATCAAGGGGCAGTCCGTCTCTTGTCCATTCTGTTTACCCTATCCTATGCCTGGGTTTTGATCTTGATTCTGGCGAACCAGATTCCTGTCTGGACGCTCTTGGTATTTCTCAGTCTGCCCAAAGCGATCCAAGCCGTCAGAGCGTTTACCGGTAAAACCACACCGCCGGAAATGATGCCGGCTATGAAATTTACGGCCCAGGTGAACACTTTTTTCGGTTTCTTACTGGCTGCCGGCCTTTTTATAGGGTATGGATTCTAG
- a CDS encoding isochorismate synthase → MVKQLDIHEMLIQGTARAQQTHTDVLVSHITPVKWINPLAFFAKSAKRFAGERNFWSDPARDLVLVGAGVTRFFQGNGKGHVAKVEGEWKNLLGSCIRDDQRHIAGTGPLLLGGFSFDPLSQRTPLWDGFSDASMVLPRFLLTVTKTECYLTINVVVQSGEDPFVLMKELEQEKNSLLDADPVFPKEPPSFSLEEVEPEEWKASVMKAASEIRKGVLDKVVLAREIRLSSQNSFVPDGILKNLWDQQPDSFLFAVERGKSCFLGASPERLVKCRGEEYISASLAGTTRRGSTPEEDEELGRELLQDPKNRVEHEVVVDMVREAFLAECDDVRIPRAPRLYKTRFVQHLYTPVTGRAKPETSLLSMVERLHPTPALGGYPKEQSVAKIREMERMDRGWYAGPVGWLDSQGDGEFFVAIRSGLLKNKTASLFAGCGIVGKSDPDSEYEETKMKFRPMLSALGGMEP, encoded by the coding sequence ATGGTCAAACAGCTGGACATACACGAAATGCTGATACAAGGAACTGCCCGTGCGCAACAGACACATACCGACGTACTGGTCAGTCATATCACTCCAGTAAAATGGATAAACCCCCTCGCATTTTTTGCCAAGAGTGCCAAAAGGTTTGCGGGAGAACGCAATTTTTGGTCAGATCCGGCCCGTGATCTGGTCCTGGTGGGAGCAGGTGTTACCCGTTTCTTTCAAGGAAACGGGAAGGGCCATGTTGCAAAGGTGGAGGGAGAGTGGAAGAATCTCCTGGGTTCTTGTATCCGGGATGATCAACGACATATAGCCGGGACAGGACCCCTTTTGCTGGGGGGATTTTCCTTTGATCCTCTTAGTCAAAGGACTCCTTTGTGGGATGGTTTTTCCGATGCATCCATGGTACTGCCCCGGTTTTTGTTGACAGTAACCAAGACAGAGTGTTATTTAACAATTAATGTTGTGGTGCAATCCGGGGAAGATCCCTTTGTACTGATGAAGGAACTGGAACAAGAAAAAAACAGTTTGCTGGATGCAGATCCTGTTTTCCCAAAAGAGCCTCCCTCCTTTTCCTTGGAGGAAGTGGAACCGGAGGAATGGAAGGCCTCGGTCATGAAAGCAGCGTCAGAGATCCGGAAAGGTGTTTTGGACAAGGTGGTATTGGCCAGGGAGATTCGGTTATCCAGCCAAAACTCCTTTGTCCCTGATGGGATCCTGAAAAATTTGTGGGATCAACAGCCGGACAGTTTTTTGTTTGCAGTGGAACGGGGAAAAAGTTGCTTTCTTGGAGCATCCCCGGAGCGATTGGTAAAGTGCCGGGGCGAGGAATATATATCTGCAAGCCTGGCAGGAACCACTCGCCGGGGATCAACGCCAGAGGAGGACGAAGAGCTGGGAAGAGAGCTGCTTCAAGATCCGAAAAACAGAGTGGAGCATGAAGTGGTGGTGGATATGGTACGGGAGGCCTTTTTGGCAGAGTGTGACGATGTCCGAATTCCAAGGGCTCCCAGACTGTATAAAACCCGGTTTGTTCAACATTTGTACACCCCGGTGACAGGGAGGGCAAAACCGGAGACTTCCTTATTGTCCATGGTGGAACGTCTGCACCCGACCCCGGCTCTTGGAGGTTATCCCAAAGAACAGTCGGTGGCAAAAATCCGGGAGATGGAACGGATGGACCGAGGGTGGTATGCAGGACCGGTAGGATGGCTGGACAGCCAGGGAGACGGAGAGTTTTTCGTGGCAATCCGTTCCGGCTTGCTGAAGAATAAAACGGCTTCATTATTTGCTGGTTGTGGAATTGTGGGGAAATCCGATCCGGACTCGGAATATGAAGAAACCAAGATGAAGTTTCGGCCGATGCTGTCGGCCTTGGGGGGGATGGAACCGTGA
- the menD gene encoding 2-succinyl-5-enolpyruvyl-6-hydroxy-3-cyclohexene-1-carboxylic-acid synthase, whose product MSVRQANTACVGSFVDELARCGLRHVVISPGSRSTPLTMVFQKHPRIRVWMHVDERSAGFFALGIAKAKREPVALVCTSGTAAANYFPAVTEAKLSRVPLIVLTADRPHELRDVGAPQTMDQLHLFGTHVKWFVDMPLPETAPSLVRHIRTTAARSMATAVRGPAGPVHLNLPFREPLVPDMEDPSLFTKGRRSGESSSYVQVHQRYQDILEPRSTNRLNGLDKVERGLIICGPQTDSDITGPLLRLARFLQYPILADPLSGLRSGPHDKTWVLDSYDAFLRDEEMTKKLEPEVVIRFGGMPVSKALLLFLKRYPSSRHIVVDGGGGWQDPTLLATDMVYADPASFCQALIGDRPDERERTSWSLQWQKINSRSRRIMVEQGRTPNLSEGRIFLELAEWLPEKSLLFVGNSMPVRDMDSFFLNNSRGIQTMANRGANGIDGVVSTALGAATTVSHMTLVIGDLSFYHDLNGLLAAKLHSLNATIIVVNNNGGGIFSFLPQAKEAEAFEDLFGTPIDLDFSHVVQMYKGTFRRVTDWAEFRKAHEEGRKEGGLSVIEIVTDRGKNVSLHRKIWQAVANGLKEEA is encoded by the coding sequence GTGAGCGTCCGGCAAGCAAACACAGCCTGTGTGGGCTCCTTTGTGGACGAGCTGGCTCGCTGCGGCTTGCGTCATGTGGTGATCAGTCCAGGCTCCCGGTCCACTCCTTTGACGATGGTTTTTCAAAAACATCCTCGGATTCGGGTATGGATGCATGTGGATGAACGTTCTGCCGGCTTCTTTGCTTTGGGAATAGCCAAAGCAAAGAGGGAACCGGTTGCTTTGGTGTGCACATCGGGAACCGCAGCCGCCAATTATTTTCCGGCTGTAACAGAAGCCAAACTGTCCCGTGTCCCCCTCATTGTGCTGACTGCAGACCGGCCTCATGAACTGCGGGATGTCGGGGCACCGCAAACCATGGACCAATTGCACCTTTTCGGGACTCATGTTAAGTGGTTTGTGGACATGCCTCTGCCTGAAACAGCTCCCTCTTTGGTTCGACATATTCGAACAACGGCAGCTCGGAGCATGGCCACTGCCGTGAGGGGTCCGGCGGGTCCCGTTCATCTGAATCTTCCCTTTCGAGAGCCCCTTGTTCCGGATATGGAAGACCCTTCGTTGTTCACGAAGGGACGGCGTTCCGGAGAGTCCTCTTCTTATGTACAGGTTCATCAAAGATATCAGGATATACTGGAACCCCGGAGCACAAATCGATTGAATGGATTGGATAAAGTGGAGCGGGGTCTGATTATTTGTGGTCCGCAAACCGATTCGGATATCACAGGGCCATTGCTTCGCTTGGCCCGATTCTTACAATATCCGATCTTAGCCGATCCCTTGTCTGGTTTACGCAGCGGTCCCCATGATAAAACCTGGGTGCTGGACAGTTATGATGCTTTTCTGCGAGATGAGGAGATGACAAAAAAGCTGGAGCCTGAAGTCGTGATCCGATTCGGAGGGATGCCGGTGTCCAAGGCATTGCTTCTGTTTTTGAAAAGATATCCTTCCTCCCGGCACATCGTGGTGGACGGAGGAGGAGGCTGGCAGGACCCGACTCTGCTTGCTACGGACATGGTATATGCTGACCCGGCTTCTTTTTGTCAGGCATTGATCGGGGACAGACCGGATGAGCGGGAGCGGACATCTTGGAGTTTGCAATGGCAGAAGATCAATTCCCGGAGTCGCCGGATTATGGTAGAACAGGGTCGTACCCCGAACTTGTCTGAAGGACGTATTTTCCTGGAGCTGGCGGAGTGGTTGCCGGAAAAGTCTCTCCTGTTTGTCGGCAACAGTATGCCGGTACGGGATATGGACTCTTTTTTTCTTAATAATTCCAGGGGAATTCAAACCATGGCCAACCGAGGGGCCAACGGCATCGACGGGGTGGTTTCCACAGCCTTGGGAGCCGCAACGACGGTTTCTCATATGACTTTGGTAATCGGTGATCTCTCATTTTATCATGATCTGAATGGATTGTTGGCGGCGAAACTCCACTCATTAAATGCCACCATCATTGTGGTAAACAACAATGGCGGGGGGATTTTCTCCTTTCTGCCCCAGGCGAAAGAAGCAGAAGCTTTTGAGGATCTGTTTGGGACGCCTATCGACCTTGATTTTTCCCATGTGGTTCAGATGTACAAAGGCACCTTCCGACGAGTGACGGATTGGGCGGAATTCCGGAAGGCCCATGAAGAAGGGCGTAAAGAAGGGGGCTTGTCCGTTATCGAGATTGTAACCGACCGGGGAAAAAATGTCTCTTTGCACCGGAAAATTTGGCAAGCAGTGGCGAATGGCTTGAAAGAGGAAGCATGA
- the menH gene encoding 2-succinyl-6-hydroxy-2,4-cyclohexadiene-1-carboxylate synthase, with protein sequence MLNGVRYHVEVEGEGPALLLFHGFTGAASNWQPFVPLWSTCYQVIRVDLIGHGQTDAPQDSTRYAMEQVAADMAELLDQLKIDQVHLLGYSMGGRLALSFSLWYPQRVRSLVLESSSPGLAESEARKQRVASDQKLADWIESEGVEAFVSRWESIPLFSSQGSLPEKVRLQIRKQRLQNRAQGLAASLRGMGTGVQPPGWEKLRELFIPSLLIVGERDSKFREIAEEMAKLMPLSEIVVMPKAGHTVHVEQPECFGTIVLDFIKKRDRLKGSPGR encoded by the coding sequence ATGCTCAACGGAGTGCGATATCACGTGGAAGTAGAAGGTGAGGGGCCTGCCTTGCTGCTGTTTCATGGCTTTACCGGTGCCGCCTCCAACTGGCAACCTTTTGTTCCCTTATGGTCCACCTGTTATCAAGTGATTCGGGTGGATCTGATCGGTCATGGTCAGACAGATGCCCCTCAGGATAGTACCCGGTATGCCATGGAGCAGGTGGCGGCGGATATGGCGGAGCTGCTTGATCAGCTGAAAATTGATCAGGTCCATCTGCTGGGCTATTCCATGGGAGGACGGCTGGCCCTCTCTTTTTCCCTGTGGTATCCACAACGGGTTCGCTCTCTTGTACTGGAAAGCAGTTCACCGGGATTGGCGGAATCGGAAGCCCGGAAACAACGGGTGGCATCTGATCAAAAGTTGGCGGATTGGATCGAAAGTGAAGGGGTGGAAGCATTTGTGTCCCGGTGGGAGTCGATACCCTTGTTTTCATCCCAAGGGAGCTTGCCGGAGAAAGTGCGCCTTCAGATCCGGAAACAGCGACTTCAAAACAGAGCACAGGGATTAGCGGCCAGTTTAAGGGGAATGGGAACCGGTGTGCAACCGCCGGGATGGGAAAAACTCAGAGAGTTGTTCATTCCCTCTTTGCTCATTGTTGGAGAGCGGGACAGCAAGTTCCGGGAGATTGCCGAGGAGATGGCCAAGCTGATGCCGTTATCGGAGATAGTGGTCATGCCAAAAGCAGGTCATACTGTCCATGTGGAACAGCCGGAATGTTTTGGTACAATAGTATTAGACTTTATTAAGAAACGGGACCGACTGAAGGGTTCCCCAGGAAGGTGA
- the menB gene encoding 1,4-dihydroxy-2-naphthoyl-CoA synthase produces MAIQWKTVKTYEDILYESYNHIAKITINRPEVRNAFRPKTVFELIDAFSRARDDSDIGVIVLAGQGDQAFCSGGDQSVRGHGGYVGEDEIPRLNVLDLQRLIRAIPKPVVAMVSGYAIGGGHVLHIVCDLTIAADNAIFGQTGPKVGSFDAGYGAGYLARIVGHKKAREIWYLCRQYNAQEALDMGLVNTVVPLDKLEEETVTWCEEMLEKSSTALRFLKASFNADTDGLAGLQQLGGDATLLYYTTDEAKEGRDAFKEKRKPDFSKFPRFP; encoded by the coding sequence TTGGCCATCCAATGGAAAACAGTCAAAACCTATGAAGACATCTTGTATGAATCCTACAATCACATCGCCAAGATTACCATCAATCGGCCGGAGGTGCGCAATGCTTTCCGACCGAAGACGGTATTCGAGCTGATTGATGCATTTTCACGGGCTCGGGATGATTCGGATATCGGTGTGATCGTACTGGCGGGACAGGGAGATCAGGCATTCTGTTCCGGCGGTGATCAGTCTGTTCGGGGTCACGGAGGATATGTAGGGGAAGATGAGATTCCTCGGCTCAATGTATTGGACTTGCAACGATTGATCCGGGCGATCCCCAAGCCGGTAGTGGCGATGGTGTCCGGCTATGCCATCGGTGGAGGGCATGTTTTACATATTGTCTGTGACCTGACCATTGCTGCGGACAATGCCATCTTTGGTCAGACCGGCCCGAAGGTGGGTTCCTTTGATGCCGGTTATGGTGCCGGTTATCTGGCTCGAATCGTAGGCCATAAAAAGGCCAGGGAAATCTGGTATCTCTGCCGTCAGTACAATGCCCAGGAAGCCCTGGACATGGGATTGGTCAATACCGTTGTGCCCTTGGACAAGTTGGAGGAAGAGACGGTGACATGGTGTGAGGAGATGTTGGAGAAATCTTCGACAGCTCTTCGCTTCCTCAAGGCATCCTTTAATGCAGATACCGATGGGCTGGCAGGCTTGCAACAGCTGGGAGGCGATGCCACACTGCTCTATTACACCACTGATGAAGCGAAGGAAGGCCGGGATGCTTTTAAGGAAAAGCGGAAGCCTGACTTTAGCAAGTTCCCCCGTTTTCCGTAA
- a CDS encoding o-succinylbenzoate--CoA ligase, whose amino-acid sequence MWEIEALNSGMPHWLDKRSELTPHRVAVIGGGETWTFKELAEKARVTAGRLASLGVKPGEHVAVLMANGLHTIRIIHALSYLGAVLVPLNTRLAPTEITWQLDNVEASWLLYDEKHQKQVQKLREGNDRRVSLVEMDRQPILPFPFQKHLSLDQTHSIMYTSGTTGHPKGVILTYGNHWWSATGSVLNLGLQMDDRWLLCVPLFHMSGLSILMRSVIYGIAVVLQEQFDPEAANQSIMNDGVTLMSVVTVMLSRMIEALGTNSYPAAFRCMLLGGGPAPQSLLETCKAKGIPVFQTYGLTETASQIVTLSPEESLRKLGSAGKPLFPAELRIQEGKRICKAKEEGEIVVRGPNVTQGYWKKPEATQQVIQEGWLHTGDIGYMDEEGFLYVLDRRKDLIISGGENVYPAEVEAVLLAHPAVAEAGVTGWKSEEWGQVPIGFVKVKEKVTAEELIHHCRNHLAPYKVPVRMTMVDELPRNAAGKLLRHRLPLLLPEG is encoded by the coding sequence ATGTGGGAAATTGAAGCATTAAACTCCGGAATGCCTCATTGGTTGGACAAGCGATCAGAACTTACTCCTCACCGAGTCGCCGTTATCGGAGGAGGAGAAACCTGGACCTTTAAAGAATTGGCCGAAAAAGCTCGGGTTACAGCTGGGCGATTAGCAAGTCTGGGGGTAAAACCGGGAGAGCATGTGGCTGTGTTGATGGCCAACGGTCTCCATACCATTCGCATTATTCATGCTCTCTCTTACCTGGGAGCTGTACTGGTTCCCTTAAATACCCGTCTGGCTCCGACAGAGATAACATGGCAACTGGATAATGTGGAAGCATCCTGGTTGTTGTATGACGAAAAGCACCAAAAACAAGTTCAGAAGCTCAGGGAAGGGAATGACAGACGAGTATCCCTGGTGGAAATGGACAGACAGCCTATCCTTCCTTTTCCTTTTCAAAAGCACCTGTCTTTGGATCAAACCCATTCGATTATGTACACCTCGGGAACCACCGGTCACCCCAAGGGAGTGATCCTTACCTATGGCAATCACTGGTGGAGTGCAACCGGGTCGGTGTTGAACCTGGGTTTGCAAATGGATGATCGATGGCTGTTGTGTGTACCGCTGTTTCATATGAGTGGGTTGTCCATTTTGATGCGCAGTGTCATCTATGGTATTGCGGTTGTGCTTCAAGAACAGTTTGATCCGGAAGCAGCGAACCAATCGATTATGAATGATGGCGTTACCTTGATGTCTGTGGTGACGGTCATGTTATCTCGGATGATCGAGGCATTGGGGACAAACAGCTATCCAGCCGCTTTTCGTTGTATGTTGTTAGGAGGAGGACCTGCACCGCAATCGTTACTGGAAACTTGCAAGGCGAAGGGGATTCCGGTTTTTCAAACCTATGGATTGACGGAGACTGCTTCCCAGATTGTGACCCTGTCTCCAGAGGAGAGCCTGCGAAAACTGGGATCAGCGGGGAAACCTTTGTTTCCGGCCGAACTTCGCATTCAGGAAGGGAAAAGAATATGCAAGGCGAAAGAAGAAGGGGAAATTGTGGTTCGGGGGCCCAATGTGACCCAGGGATACTGGAAGAAACCCGAGGCGACCCAACAAGTGATCCAGGAAGGATGGCTCCATACCGGAGACATTGGGTATATGGATGAGGAGGGATTTTTATATGTGTTGGATCGGCGGAAGGATCTGATTATCTCTGGAGGAGAAAACGTATACCCTGCAGAAGTGGAAGCTGTGCTTCTGGCTCATCCGGCAGTGGCAGAGGCAGGAGTGACAGGATGGAAAAGTGAGGAATGGGGACAGGTTCCCATCGGTTTTGTGAAGGTGAAGGAAAAGGTGACAGCAGAGGAACTGATTCACCATTGTCGAAACCACTTGGCACCGTATAAGGTTCCGGTTCGGATGACGATGGTGGATGAACTCCCACGCAATGCTGCCGGGAAATTGCTTCGCCACCGGTTGCCTTTATTACTCCCGGAAGGGTAA
- a CDS encoding ASCH domain-containing protein — protein sequence MEQYPAKTCSVERLITRFQDIEKVLQGRKTSQRRNGLYAYPGEKMELKGHVFEITAVYAQTLGEMGDQDAKKEGMENKSDYMKYIDQIHPGFSWSPTMQMWVHEFQKVPSS from the coding sequence ATGGAACAGTATCCTGCCAAAACCTGTTCGGTGGAAAGACTCATCACCCGCTTCCAAGACATCGAAAAGGTGTTGCAAGGAAGAAAAACATCCCAGCGTCGCAACGGTCTTTACGCCTATCCAGGAGAAAAAATGGAATTAAAGGGGCACGTGTTTGAGATTACCGCCGTTTATGCTCAGACTTTGGGGGAGATGGGAGATCAAGATGCAAAAAAAGAAGGCATGGAAAATAAGTCGGATTATATGAAGTATATAGATCAAATCCACCCTGGGTTTTCCTGGTCACCTACAATGCAGATGTGGGTTCATGAATTTCAAAAAGTCCCCTCATCGTGA
- a CDS encoding DUF1992 domain-containing protein — MNKDRKKTRRQSSHKWTDDGFVDLMEEIYKESEAKGEFRNLPGKGKPIPKRALEGDLPHHILHNANCLPPWLQLQHEIRDEIEEVVQLLEKQADRKRILGNIDAINQKIRQYNQQCPGSFMQKGPISVENVQEQYKKWV, encoded by the coding sequence TTGAACAAAGATCGAAAAAAAACACGTAGGCAGAGTTCCCATAAGTGGACAGACGATGGGTTTGTGGATTTAATGGAAGAAATCTACAAAGAATCCGAGGCGAAAGGGGAGTTTCGCAATTTGCCGGGTAAAGGGAAACCGATTCCGAAACGAGCCTTGGAAGGGGATCTTCCTCATCATATCCTCCATAACGCCAACTGTCTGCCGCCCTGGCTGCAACTACAGCACGAGATTCGGGATGAGATCGAAGAAGTAGTGCAATTATTGGAGAAGCAAGCAGACCGGAAACGGATCCTGGGGAATATAGACGCAATCAATCAAAAAATACGTCAATATAATCAACAGTGTCCCGGTTCGTTTATGCAAAAAGGACCGATATCCGTGGAAAATGTGCAAGAACAGTATAAGAAATGGGTTTGA
- a CDS encoding M55 family metallopeptidase: protein MKIYISADMEGISGVATNEQLKQERDYRRFCKLMTEDVNAAISGAFDGGASQVVVCDGHGNMSNILVEELDSRAELITGNNRVMCQMEGLDRSFDGAFFVGYHGREGGSAEAVINHTLAGCVSDIRINGQSVGEIGMNAGVAGFYDVPLLLVTGDEATAQEAKTVIPNVETAVVKYGLDRFSARLLPLSQAQQRIRESAKQAVHRHHEISPYYVEGPVTYEIVFQGTNHALMTTTLPTVEQVGPKTIRFTMSDCISAYKHMWACVIIAMSATRGVLE, encoded by the coding sequence TTGAAAATTTACATATCAGCAGACATGGAAGGGATATCCGGTGTTGCCACCAATGAGCAACTGAAACAGGAAAGGGATTACCGGCGTTTTTGCAAATTAATGACGGAAGATGTCAACGCGGCCATTTCCGGAGCTTTTGATGGAGGAGCAAGCCAGGTTGTGGTATGTGACGGCCATGGGAACATGTCCAATATTCTGGTGGAGGAGCTGGATTCCCGTGCTGAGTTGATTACCGGGAACAACCGGGTGATGTGTCAGATGGAGGGGTTGGATCGCAGTTTTGATGGTGCTTTCTTCGTCGGTTATCATGGACGGGAAGGAGGTTCGGCTGAGGCGGTTATCAACCACACTTTGGCAGGCTGTGTCTCAGATATCCGGATCAACGGTCAATCAGTAGGAGAAATAGGAATGAATGCCGGGGTGGCGGGTTTTTATGACGTTCCTCTTTTGTTGGTAACAGGGGATGAGGCGACGGCACAGGAAGCCAAAACGGTGATTCCCAATGTGGAAACAGCGGTAGTCAAATACGGGTTGGACCGTTTTTCCGCCCGCTTGCTTCCTTTATCCCAAGCCCAACAACGAATTCGGGAGAGTGCCAAACAGGCGGTGCATCGTCATCACGAAATCTCCCCGTATTATGTGGAAGGACCCGTCACTTATGAAATCGTCTTTCAGGGAACCAATCACGCACTGATGACTACGACTTTGCCTACTGTAGAACAGGTGGGGCCAAAGACAATTCGGTTTACAATGAGCGATTGCATATCTGCTTATAAGCATATGTGGGCCTGTGTCATTATTGCCATGTCCGCTACCCGAGGTGTCCTGGAATAA